The proteins below come from a single Heliangelus exortis chromosome 31, bHelExo1.hap1, whole genome shotgun sequence genomic window:
- the BIN2 gene encoding bridging integrator 2, which produces MLAAASPQTSSGANTKAQSRAVSRNSDAAMAEGRTGGPGLFAKQVQKHFSRAQEKVLQKLGKTAETRDEQFEQSASNFQLQQNEGNKLYKDLKAFLGAVKVMHESSRKMTETLQEIYSTEWDGHEELQDIAASNDLLWDDYEAKLADQALRLLENYLAQFRDFKERITKRGRKLVDYDSARHHLEALQSAKKKDEAKISKAEEEFNKAQVVFEELNKELREELPVLYGSRIACYVTIFQNISNLQDVFYKEMSKLNHNLYEVMSKLDKQHSSKVFIIKGIPSNRSSLVISLPASPPATSPCPGKASDRSPMVEAEVTSGLPSSATNAVSPGEPGAAVPSVAPASPSSRGSCSEAASASSKGALDTSTGAVFQEQGMLEPGNRCSGLPRSQGQQVTGAEAVATSLAPLILSKAMAQATSTAQPGPENPLGKLEASEVAPGDASQLDGAEHPVQPGEPLSPSQGVPCAVPGAVAEAAVCVSQGRGQEPFWLSGATGELSDPEEMVAVDVKPKVTKIQMGLELTSDVSPSSFLGDSISSPPLQLHGQGANLCWDAGPGPITSSNLPPGPH; this is translated from the exons gTTTTGCAAAAATTGGGCAAAACGGCGGAAACCAGAGACGAGCAGTTTGAGCAAAGTGCCTCCaacttccagctgcagcag AACGAAGGCAACAAACTCTACAAAGACCTCAAGGCTTTCCTGGGGGCAGTGAAAG TGATGCACGAGAGCTCAAGGAAAATGACTGAAACTCTGCAGGAGATTTACAGCACGGAGTGGGACGGTCACGAGGAGCTGCAAGACATAGCAGCT AGCAATGACCTCCTGTGGGATGACTACGAGGCAAAGCTGGCTGACCAAGCACTGAGGCTGCTGGAGAATTACCTGGCTCAGTTCAGGGATTTTAAG gAACGCATCACCAAGAGGGGCCGTAAGCTGGTGGATTACGACAGCGCCCGGCACCACCTGGAAGCTCTGCAAAGCGCCAAGAAAAAGGACGAGGCAAAAATCAGCAAG GCTGAGGAGGAGTTTAACAAAGCCCAAGTGGTGTTTGAAGAGCTGAATAAGGAGCTCCGGGAGGAGCTGCCGGTTCTCTATGGCAG CCGCATTGCCTGCTACGTCACCATTTTCCAGAACATCTCCAACCTCCAGGACGTTTTCTACAAGGAGATGAGTAAG ctcaaCCACAACCTCTACGAGGTGATGAGCAAACTGGACAAGCAGCACTCCAGCAAAGTTTTTATCATTAAAGGCATCCCCAG caACAGGAGCTCCCTGGTCATCTCCTTGCCTGCGAGCCCCCCAGCCACGTCCCCCTGCCCGGGGAAGGCTTCAGACCGGTCCCCCATGGTGGAAGCAGAGGTGACATCGGGGCTGCCCAGCAGTGCCACCAACGCTGTGTCCCCTGGGGAGCCGGGGGCTGCCGTGCCCAGCGTGGCCCCAGCTTCACCCAGCAGCCGTGGGTCCTGCTCTGAGGCAGCTTCAGCCTCCAGCAAGGGGGCTCTGGACACCAGCACTGGAGCTGTGTTCCAGGAGCAGGGAATGTTGGAGCCAGGGAACCGCTGCTCCGGGCTCCCCAGGAGCCAGGGCCAGCAGGTGACGGGTGCTGAAGCCGTTGCCACCTCCCTGGCCCCACTGATTCTCTCCAAGGCGATGGCCCAGGCCACCAGCACTGCACAACCTGGGCCAGAAAACCCCTTGGGCAAGCTGGAGGCGAGTGAAGTTGCCCCAGGGGATGCCTCTCAGCTGGATGGCGCCGAGCATCCCGTGCAGCCTGGGGAGCCGCTGTCCCCAAGCCAGGGTGTCCCCTGTGCTGTCCCTGGAGcagtggcagaggcagcagtgtgtgtgtcccagggcaggggacaggaaCCATTCTGGCTCAGTGGGGCCACGGGTGAGCTGAGTGACCCCGAGGAGATGGTGGCAGTGGATGTCAAGCCAAAAGTGACCAAAATTCAG atgggGCTGGAGCTCACCTCAGATGTGTCACCAAGCAGCTTCCTTGGGGACAGCATCAGCAGcccccccctccagctccaCGGCCAAG GAGCAAATCTGTGCTGGGATGCTGGACCAGGACCCATCACCAGCAGCAACCTCCCCCCAGGACCCCACTGA